The following are encoded in a window of Impatiens glandulifera chromosome 5, dImpGla2.1, whole genome shotgun sequence genomic DNA:
- the LOC124938243 gene encoding E3 ubiquitin-protein ligase APD2-like, with protein sequence MEDPERPSSSDFSGFSSTAGRDDGDSTAGLVWRHDRDAPPQPFPDRTTDFHHRHHHNQYHDDMMYQTRTTTERGDMSSPSTKDDSWFCILVSFVFGLFASMTLILGVYGSVTYQIGPNSSFLINPNHLFVDYIKVEQLGEVNSGPVLYGFYDTPALDIVKTWSEDHITSLPISSHKEWTFVLNEGSQINISYSINSASSSSLILVIAQGNEGLDQWLVNPSYPDSTLSWNNIHGNGVIQQDITKSSNYYVALGNLNSEKVEVQLHITVKAYVYNTTGAYYACTISHRTCTMKLFYTNQNAAVLATPGSDEAGAVDWYVKLSYGPRWITFIVGIGGMAFLIILGLRYMNKYNRGHGTNTNVEGPSDRAPLLSQKAEDLSNHGSSYDFASDHDEDFEEGKTLRDGESEDSNTKRLCAICFDAPRDCFFLPCGHSVSCYTCGKRIAEVAGTCPICRRAMKKVRRIYTA encoded by the exons ATGGAGGATCCGGAGCGACCCTCGTCATCGGATTTTTCTGGATTTTCTTCTACAGCTGGGAGGGACGACGGTGATTCCACAGCTGGGTTAGTCTGGCGTCATGATCGTGATGCACCGCCGCAGCCCTTCCCAGACCGGACCACCGATtttcatcatcgtcatcatcataaTCAATATCATGATGATATGATGTATCAGACAAGGACGACTACGGAACGTGGAGATATGTCGTCGCCATCTACAAAGGACGATTCCTGGTTTTGTATCCTTGTCAGCTTCGTATTTGGTCTCTTCG CTTCAATGACTCTCATTCTGGGTGTGTATGGTTCTGTCACTTATCAAATTGGCCCAAACTCTTCATTCTTAATAAATCCTAATCACTTGTTCGTAGATTATATAAAG GTTGAGCAATTGGGTGAGGTGAATTCAGGGCCAGTACTCTATGGATTCTACGATACACCTGCTCTTGATATAGTTAAAACTTGGTCTGAGGATCATATCACGTCTCTTCCAATTAGCTCTCATAAG GAATGGACATTTGTACTAAATGAGGgatctcaaataaatatttcatacaGTATTAACTCAGCAAGCTCTTCCTCACTAATACTTGTAATTGCCCAAG GGAATGAGGGCCTTGATCAATGGCTTGTGAATCCATCATATCCTGATTCTACTCTGTCTTGGAATAACATTCAtg GAAATGGTGTGATTCAGCAGGATATTACAAAATCTTCTAACTACTATGTTGCACTAGGAAACTTGAACTCGGAGAAAGTAGAG GTGCAATTGCATATCACGGTGAAGGCTTATGTGTACAATACAACAGGGGCTTACTATGCATGTACTATCTCTCATCGCACTTGCACTATGAAACTGTTTTATACTAATCAGAATGCTGCTGTTTTGGCTACACCTGGTTCTGATGAG GCTGGTGCTGTTGATTGGTATGTTAAACTGTCATATGGACCTCGCTGGATCACATTCATTGTTGGCATTG GTGGAATGGCATTTCTGATTATCCTTGGCCTTAGATATATGAACAAGTACAACCGTGGGCATGGAACTAATACGAATGTAGAAGGACCCTCCGATAGGGCTCCTCTGCTATCACAGAAAGCTGAGGACCTGTCTAATCATGGTTCTTCCTATGATTTTGCTTCAGACCATGATGAAGACTTTGAAGAAGGGAAGACTCTAAGAGATGGAGAATCCGAAGATAGTAATACTAAACGCCTATGTGCAATATGTTTTGATGCTCCTAGAGACTGTTTCTTCCTTCCTTGTGGTCACTCTGTATCGTGCTATACTTGTGGAAAAAG GATTGCTGAGGTGGCGGGTACTTGCCCAATCTGTCGCAGGGCAATGAAGAAGGTGAGGAGAATTTATACAGCTTGA